In one window of Helianthus annuus cultivar XRQ/B chromosome 17, HanXRQr2.0-SUNRISE, whole genome shotgun sequence DNA:
- the LOC110866384 gene encoding pectinesterase-like: MCYMKKKFTLIRISYVLLAVTLIGAVLGVKTYTCSNETKHDGSFNTTNKAMSPSCRKSLEYANNTNATKEFMMWWARAVSGDGFMAMGIGFENMAGPLKYQAVALRVSGDMAIFYNCAMNGYQDTLYAHSNSQFYPQCTITGTIDFIFGNASAVFQDCKMIVRKPLDNQVCTMTAQGRTNRTSKGALVLQGCTITTVLKQGAATTIAPNSP; the protein is encoded by the exons ATGTGCTACATGAAGAAGAAGTTCACTCTAATCCGAATCAGCTACGTCCTATTAGCAGTGACACTGATCGGTGCGGTTTTAGGTGTGAAAACATACACATGTTCTAACGAGACCAAACATGATGGTTCTTTTAACACAACCAACAAGGCAATGAGTCCATCGTGTCGAAAGAGTCTTGAGTATGCAAACAATACGAATGCCACTAAAGAGTTCATGATGTGGTGGGCTAGAG CGGTGAGCGGAGATGGCTTCATGGCGATGGGCATAGGGTTCGAAAACATGGCGGGACCCCTAAAGTATCAAGCAGTTGCCCTTCGTGTCTCCGGTGATATGGCCATCTTTTACAACTGTGCAATGAACGGATACCAAGACACCCTATATGCCCACTCTAACAGCCAGTTTTACCCCCAATGCACCATCACAGGAACCATCGATTTCATATTCGGCAATGCATCAGCCGTCTTCCAAGACTGCAAGATGATTGTCAGGAAACCACTTGACAACCAAGTGTGCACCATGACAGCCCAGGGGCGAACCAACCGCACATCAAAAGGTGCATTGGTCCTCCAGGGCTGCACCATCACAACTGTACTAAAACAAGGAGCAGCCACAACCATAGCCCCAAATTCACCATAA
- the LOC110867663 gene encoding translocase of chloroplast 120, chloroplastic, protein MENGVSKVEQVKLEVEEFDKDVFEGINGGVENGGDSGVSLRLDGETEKLEDASEGSSESQTVSENIDIDRVEEVVPVKVADGESTYGNTNGDQPVIKESNEFVDCDESDEKMLNMADGSEERNASENTAGKQPSGSEAYEAVNNDSSKERNASDDTARKQPSGFEANVAVNDDSSEEKGINVLQVIDGESTSDDTAKDQASELETDASVIGEKEEAKTVDVIDEQNMTNEIIDNGVNEVQTVSNADVSENVHEVSEKPATVILESSENGVSNHVDPDETVVHEDGVNGDSVSLETQPDGEIGVEANRDMNENDNLVAENKDVPTAEQVQEGEPKSFDLSSRNQNEKITEEESTSVINDEKSEPIEHEVKQDTPVKKEPEPRSVIGVSLSTPKSTTPTPVPNLKPDSKPTTALIPTPSSSTAPTRPAGLGRGAPLLEPAHRVVQSQPNGNGNASLQNQVVDEPTIGEPDENDDTREKLQMIRVKFLRLARRLGQTPHNVVVAQVLYRLGLAEQIRGSNGGRVAAFSFERASAMAEQLEAAGQEPLEFSCTIMVLGKTGVGKSSTINSIFDEVKFGTDAFQVGTRKVQDVVGTVQGIKVRVIDTPGLLSSWADQRKNEKILHSVKRFIQKSPPDIVLYLDRLDMQTRDFGDMPLLRTITDIFGQSIWFNAIVVLTHAASAPPEGPNGTATSYDMFVTQRSHVVQQAIRQAAGDMRLMNPVSLVENHSACRTNRAGQRVLPNGQVWKPHLLLLSFASKILVEANMLLKLQDSPPGKPFAARTRAPPLPYILSNLLQSRPQLKLPHEQFGDDDDGDDMDESSDEESSEYDELPPFKRLTNSQLSKLSKAQKKSYYDELEYREKLFMKKQLHEEKKQRKMMKKMAEAAKDFPTDLTDNVEEDSNGSATVPVAAQDMNLPASFDADNPTHRYRALESANQWLIRPVLDPHGWDHDVGYEGINVEHLLAVKQKIPISFSGQITKDKKDANLQMEVSSALKHGKSKSTTLALDMQTVGKEMSYTLRSDTRFINYRKNKASVGFSATYMGDSLTGGVKFEDKLTINKRGQLVVAGGAVIGRGDVAYGGSLEATLRDKDYPLGRFLSTIGLSVMDWHGDLALGWNAQSQIPIGRSTNLIGRFNLNNKGSGQVSVRLNSSEQLQIALAAFVPLVSKLLGYYQDRDSAY, encoded by the exons ATGGAAAATGGTGTGAGTAAAGTGGAACAAGTGAAGTTAGAAGTAGAAGAATTTGATAAAGATGTTTTTGAGGGGATAAATGGTGGTGTTGAGAACGGTGGCGATTCGGGTGTTTCGTTACGGTTAGATGGGGAAACGGAGAAGTTAGAAGATGCATCAGAGGGTTCTAGTGAGAGTCAAACGGTTTCGGAGAACATTGATATTGATCGTGTTGAGGAGGTTGTACCTGTGAAG GTGGCTGATGGGGAAAGTACCTATGGTAATACAAACGGGGATCAACCCGTTATAAAAGAAAGTAACGAGTTTGTGGATTGTGATGAATCGGATGAAAAAATGCTTAATATGGCGGATGGAAGTGAGGAGAGAAATGCATCTGAGAATACAGCCGGCAAGCAGCCGAGTGGATCTGAAGCTTATGAGGCCGTGAATAACGATAGTAGCAAGGAGAGAAATGCATCGGACGATACTGCCAGAAAACAGCCGAGTGGATTTGAAGCTAATGTGGCCGTGAATGACGATAGTAGCGAGGAGAAAGGGATTAATGTGTTGCAGGTAATCGACGGAGAAAGTACTTCCGACGATACTGCAAAAGATCAGGCTAGTGAGTTGGAAACTGATGCGTCAGTGATTGGTGAAAAAGAGGAAGCGAAAACGGTGGATGTGATTGATGAGCAAAACATGACTAATGAGATTATAGACAATGGGGTAAATGAGGTTCAAACGGTATCCAACGCAGATGTATCGGAAAATGTTCACGAGGTTAGCGAGAAGCCAGCTACAGTAATTTTGGAAAGTTCTGAAAATGGAGTTTCAAACCATGTTGATCCGGATGAAACAGTGGTTCATGAAGATGGTGTCAATGGAGATTCCGTGAGTCTCGAAACACAGCCAGATGGAGAGATAGGAGTTGAAGCAAATAGAGATATGAATGAAAACGATAATTTGGTTGCTGAAAATAAAGACGTACCAACAGCTGAACAAGTTCAAGAGGGAGAACCGAAAAGTTTTGATTTATCTTCACGAAATCAAAATGAAAAAATAACAGAAGAAGAAAGTACTTCAGTCATCAATGATGAAAAAAGTGAACCGATTGAACATGAAGTGAAACAAGATACGCCAGTGAAGAAAGAACCAGAACCGAGGTCTGTTATCGGTGTTTCTTTATCTACACCAAAATCTACAACACCGACACCTGTTCCTAATCTCAAACCTGATTCCAAACCTACCACCGCACTCATCCCCACCCCATCTTCATCGACAGCTCCAACTCGTCCCGCTGGTCTTGGCAGAGGTGCACCGCTACTGGAACCGGCACACCGTGTGGTTCAGTCTCAGCCAAACGGAAACGGAAACGCTTCTCTGCAAAACCAAGTCGTTGATGAACCAACGATCGGGGAGCCTGATGAAAATGACGACACCCGTGAAAAGCTCCAGATGATTCGGGTCAAGTTTTTGAGACTTGCCCGGAGGCTCGGGCAGACCCCGCATAACGTTGTTGTGGCTCAGGTCTTATATAGGTTAGGTTTGGCTGAACAAATAAGAGGTAGCAACGGAGGTCGTGTTGCGGCTTTTAGCTTCGAGCGTGCTAGTGCCATGGCTGAGCAGTTGGAAGCCGCTGGTCAAGAACCGCTTGAGTTTTCGTGCACCATCATGGTTCTTGGGAAAACCGGTGTCGGGAAAAGTTCAACGATTAATTCGATATTTGATGAAGTTAAGTTCGGAACCGATGCGTTTCAAGTTGGAACGAGGAAAGTTCAAGATGTTGTTGGAACCGTGCAGGGGATAAAGGTTCGTGTTATTGACACACCGGGCCTTCTTTCTTCATGGGCTGATCAAAGGAAAAACGAGAAAATTCTCCACTCTGTTAAACGGTTTATTCAAAAATCACCTCCGGATATCGTGTTGTATCTTGATCGTTTGGATATGCAAACTCGGGATTTTGGTGATATGCCACTTTTGAGAACGATAACCGATATATTTGGTCAATCTATATGGTTTAACGCTATTGTGGTCTTGACCCATGCTGCATCGGCTCCACCCGAAGGCCCGAATGGTACAGCTACTAGTTACGACATGTTTGTGACCCAACGGTCTCATGTGGTCCAGCAAGCCATTCGACAGGCTGCGGGTGATATGCGGCTCATGAACCCTGTTTCCTTAGTTGAAAACCATTCGGCGTGTAGAACGAATCGGGCTGGTCAAAGGGTTTTGCCGAACGGTCAAGTGTGGAAGCCTCATTTGTTACTACTTTCATTTGCTTCGAAGATTCTGGTTGAAGCTAATATGCTTTTAAAGTTGCAAGATTCGCCACCTGGCAAGCCGTTTGCGGCAAGAACTCGAGCACCGCCGTTACCGTATattctttcaaatcttttacaatcTAGACCTCAGCTTAAGCTACCTCATGAGCAGTTCGGTGATGATGATGACGGTGATGACATGGATGAGTCATCTGATGAGGAATCATCGGAATACGATGAGTTACCACCGTTTAAGCGGTTGACTAATTCCCAATTGTCAAAGCTTAGTAAGGCACAAAAGAAATCATATTACGATGAATTGGAATACAGAGAAAAACTCTTCATGAAGAAACAGTTGCACGaagaaaagaaacaaagaaaaatgatgaagaaaatgGCAGAAGCAGCTAAAGATTTCCCAACTGATTTAACCGATAATGTAGAAGAAGACAGTAACGGTTCTGCAACGGTTCCTGTTGCGGCTCAAGATATGAATTTACCTGCTTCGTTTGATGCAGATAACCCGACGCATCGGTATCGGGCTCTCGAGTCTGCTAATCAATGGCTCATTAGACCCGTACTTGACCCACATGGTTGGGACCATGATGTTGGTTATGAAGGAATTAACGTGGAACACTTGCTTGCAGTTAAACAAAAGATACCCATATCGTTTTCAGGTCAGATTACCAAAGATAAAAAGGATGCGAATCTCCAAATGGAGGTATCGAGTGCGTTAAAACatggaaagtcaaagtcaacaacTTTAGCGTTAGATATGCAGACTGTCGGAAAAGAAATGTCGTATACTTTAAGAAGCGACACCCGGTTCATTAATTACAGAAAAAACAAAGCGTCAGTGGGTTTTTCAGCTACGTACATGGGTGACTCGTTAACCGGTGGTGTTAAATTTGAGGACAAATTAACGATTAATAAACGAGGGCAGTTAGTGGTGGCAGGAGGAGCGGTTATCGGTCGTGGTGATGTGGCTTATGGCGGCAGTTTGGAGGCTACGTTAAGAGATAAAGATTATCCTTTGGGTCGGTTTTTGTCAACAATTGGTCTCTCGGTTATGGATTGGCATGGTGATCTGGCGCTTGGATGGAATGCACAGTCGCAGATTCCTATTGGTCGGTCTACTAATTTGATTGGTCgttttaatttaaataataagGGTTCCGGTCAAGTTAGCGTTCGTTTAAATAGCTCAGAACAGCTTCAAATTGCATTAGCTGCCTTCGTTCCACTTGTCAGTAAGCTATTGGGGTATTATCAGGATCGCGATTCTGCATACTAA